TATGCCATGGAAGAGACGGGCCTGATCGATGAGGTCGACCACGTAGCTTCAGCTGGGGATTTGGCCGACCTGATTTTGTCTGTCGATCGCTTATTGTTTTTTTAAGGGATTTATCTCTAACTGTAATTTTCCGTACACCCGAAGGAGAGCATTATGGGTACTGTTCGTGGTTGTGAAATTCCTGAAGATCTGATGTACAACGTCGAAAACAACGTATGGCTACGCAAGGAAGACGATGGCAGCGTGACCATCGGTATGACCTCGTACGCCTGTGCTCTGGCGGGTCAGATCGTATCGTACACCCCGAAGGCCGCGGGCAAGGACATCAAGAAGGATAAATCGGCCGCCACCGTTGAGTCTGGAAAATGGGTGGGTCCGTTGAAGAGCCCGGTAAGTGGGACGGTCACCGCAACTAATGATGAGGTTGCCAAAGATCCGGGTTTGATCAATAAAGATCCCTACGGCAGCGGTTGGATCGCCAAGCTGAATCCGGC
This sequence is a window from Acidithiobacillus sp. AMEEHan. Protein-coding genes within it:
- a CDS encoding glycine cleavage system protein GcvH, which encodes MGTVRGCEIPEDLMYNVENNVWLRKEDDGSVTIGMTSYACALAGQIVSYTPKAAGKDIKKDKSAATVESGKWVGPLKSPVSGTVTATNDEVAKDPGLINKDPYGSGWIAKLNPADFAGDSADLKTGADALAAFEEKMNADGFGGC